The Fodinibius saliphilus genome has a segment encoding these proteins:
- a CDS encoding MotA/TolQ/ExbB proton channel family protein, giving the protein MQALFFILIQSQSDTTTAADTLGLAAQEESMSMFELLAEGGVLMIPLFILSLVAIFVIAERWRSLNNSRIEVDGFLRTVGSMLKDGDRQRALTYCDGIDKPLARILKAGIRRLGRSIRDIEDAIHNAGKKEIYHLEKRMNWLATIAGVAPLIGFTGTVTGMIEAFMDIQSLQGNVNPSVLAGGIWEALITTATGLIVGIIAYGFYNFLLGKINRTVHELENASADFIDMLQAPSKNENNKERQKVG; this is encoded by the coding sequence ATGCAAGCGTTATTTTTTATTCTGATACAATCTCAGTCAGACACCACAACAGCTGCTGACACTTTAGGTTTAGCTGCTCAAGAAGAAAGCATGTCGATGTTTGAGCTACTCGCGGAAGGTGGAGTACTGATGATACCACTTTTTATTTTATCATTGGTAGCAATTTTTGTAATTGCTGAGCGCTGGCGTTCACTGAATAATTCCCGTATAGAAGTGGATGGTTTTTTACGCACGGTTGGCAGTATGCTTAAGGATGGCGATCGCCAGCGTGCCCTTACCTATTGTGATGGTATTGATAAACCCTTGGCCCGTATTCTGAAAGCCGGTATCCGGAGGTTGGGTCGTTCTATCCGTGATATCGAAGATGCTATTCATAATGCCGGGAAAAAAGAGATCTATCACTTAGAAAAACGAATGAACTGGTTGGCTACTATTGCCGGTGTTGCCCCTCTCATTGGTTTTACCGGAACGGTTACAGGGATGATTGAGGCCTTTATGGATATCCAGTCGCTACAGGGTAACGTAAATCCCAGCGTGTTGGCCGGTGGTATCTGGGAAGCACTTATTACTACCGCAACTGGGTTAATTGTTGGAATTATTGCATATGGATTTTATAACTTCTTGCTCGGTAAAATAAATAGGACGGTTCATGAGTTAGAAAATGCTTCGGCCGATTTTATTGATATGCTGCAGGCCCCTTCAAAAAATGAAAATAACAAAGAGCGACAGAAGGTAGGATAA
- a CDS encoding SPOR domain-containing protein, with protein sequence MIIDKAQLIELLVEKTGLAQDQVEGQLSQLIERIQEAAEEGKAFEIENFGTFGMEDGVLQFTPADRLETEINNKYAGMKPIELIGAFKEPEEGEIPDISEMAPEQSEKAWSFDKDNAEEEKQQKETVREPEETEIEEVPEQKPAMEEAQEEFEELVNAGEKESQKSSQGSEKKTEEKIVEEKKEKDPIGRLLVAAVVILVVGIGSVLMYDMGIFQELGRNNTRSHSEISDNTLPAEKTKVEQPVISSEPENKDLVSNDEAAGEAPQDTQQGYGLKGNFNPSVDNGYMIVVHSLQNKQQAEANKQQLVEKGYRTSINEANVKGTLYYRVGIGQFESIENARKAIERIPEPYRSNNFIKRIQ encoded by the coding sequence ATGATCATCGATAAAGCACAATTGATAGAATTGCTCGTTGAAAAAACTGGTCTTGCTCAAGATCAGGTTGAAGGGCAGCTTTCACAATTAATCGAGCGTATCCAAGAAGCGGCCGAAGAAGGAAAGGCTTTTGAGATCGAAAATTTTGGTACTTTCGGTATGGAGGATGGGGTGCTACAGTTTACGCCAGCCGATAGGTTAGAAACGGAGATCAACAATAAGTATGCCGGTATGAAGCCTATAGAATTGATAGGTGCTTTTAAAGAACCGGAAGAGGGGGAGATACCTGATATTTCCGAGATGGCTCCCGAACAAAGTGAGAAAGCGTGGTCTTTTGACAAAGACAACGCAGAAGAAGAGAAACAACAGAAAGAAACGGTTCGCGAGCCGGAGGAAACAGAGATTGAGGAGGTCCCGGAGCAGAAACCCGCAATGGAAGAAGCCCAGGAAGAGTTTGAAGAGTTGGTTAATGCCGGGGAAAAAGAGTCTCAAAAATCTTCTCAAGGTTCGGAGAAAAAAACGGAAGAGAAGATTGTGGAAGAAAAGAAAGAAAAAGACCCCATTGGTCGTCTCTTAGTAGCTGCTGTAGTTATACTCGTAGTGGGCATAGGTAGCGTTTTAATGTACGATATGGGAATATTCCAAGAGTTGGGACGTAATAATACCCGTTCCCATTCTGAAATAAGTGACAATACATTGCCTGCTGAAAAAACAAAAGTAGAACAACCTGTGATTAGTTCGGAACCTGAGAACAAAGATCTTGTATCTAATGATGAGGCTGCTGGGGAAGCGCCACAGGATACTCAGCAAGGGTATGGATTGAAAGGCAACTTCAATCCCTCTGTAGATAATGGATATATGATTGTGGTACACTCCCTACAAAATAAGCAGCAAGCAGAGGCCAACAAACAACAGTTGGTAGAGAAAGGCTATCGAACATCCATTAATGAGGCAAATGTTAAGGGAACCCTCTATTATCGGGTAGGCATAGGGCAGTTTGAATCGATCGAAAATGCCCGGAAGGCAATTGAGAGAATTCCCGAGCCATATCGAAGCAATAACTTTATCAAACGAATTCAATAA
- a CDS encoding helix-turn-helix domain-containing protein: MNTILERIKKVYRLETDADLADFLGMNPSTLSMQKNRGRVNLRLIIDKCRDINLNWLLHGEGPMRLSENGKGSIQIPVFSEAMLPLDGNGSLKNEYKIGWLSAGGELLEKLNIDNSTESLLGYVISDYPIPPILTKNDIAIFNKTDRRIEEGIYLVSISNKLVCGRVQKSSSNNYIIQNPRLEADPVILEAGENKSNILGKMVWAMQKKT; the protein is encoded by the coding sequence GTGAATACTATATTAGAACGTATTAAGAAAGTCTATCGTTTGGAGACAGATGCAGATTTAGCGGATTTTTTAGGAATGAATCCGAGTACCCTTAGTATGCAGAAAAACAGGGGGCGAGTAAATTTGAGGCTAATCATCGATAAATGCCGGGATATTAATCTGAATTGGCTTCTTCATGGTGAAGGTCCTATGCGATTGTCAGAAAATGGAAAGGGAAGCATACAGATACCCGTATTCTCAGAAGCAATGTTACCTTTAGATGGGAATGGCTCTTTAAAAAATGAATACAAAATTGGTTGGCTTTCTGCAGGGGGGGAATTGTTAGAAAAGTTAAATATTGATAATTCTACTGAAAGCCTATTAGGGTACGTTATCTCAGATTATCCAATTCCTCCTATTCTTACTAAAAATGATATTGCAATATTTAATAAGACTGACAGAAGAATTGAAGAAGGAATTTATCTAGTTTCTATTAGTAATAAGTTGGTATGTGGTCGTGTCCAAAAGAGTTCATCGAATAATTATATCATACAGAACCCAAGATTAGAGGCCGATCCTGTTATTTTAGAAGCTGGAGAAAATAAAAGTAATATTTTAGGTAAAATGGTATGGGCTATGCAGAAGAAAACATGA
- a CDS encoding energy transducer TonB family protein, translating into MKLPKFKEEDQFALTVTGGVHIILVLFFLFYTFSIEANVRPSFIEVEFGEFQSGTPTQNAEQKAEQVETRPNPSETEPEEPEPETPDPVEEQKSTTEETTKPVDVPDQKEEVQEEEVKTPETDKVDPQKETSTEEKEEVTVPPKTEKDEVQQEGVKRSGDKEGNTGERNTDQGTGNEQEKSAPYELKWEGDIERNPMVQPLPTNTTDAEATITIRFEVKPDGTVGRIIPLKKMNPELEREVMKTLRSWRFSKLPSGVPQQSQWGTITFRFVLE; encoded by the coding sequence ATGAAGCTTCCAAAATTTAAAGAAGAAGATCAATTTGCCCTAACTGTAACAGGTGGGGTGCATATTATTCTGGTATTATTTTTTCTCTTTTATACTTTTTCCATAGAAGCTAATGTGCGTCCTTCCTTCATTGAGGTTGAATTTGGGGAGTTCCAGTCGGGTACGCCAACCCAAAACGCCGAACAAAAAGCGGAACAGGTAGAGACTCGTCCTAATCCTTCAGAGACAGAACCTGAAGAACCTGAGCCCGAAACCCCCGATCCCGTTGAAGAGCAAAAGTCAACTACTGAAGAAACAACTAAACCGGTGGATGTTCCTGACCAAAAGGAGGAGGTGCAAGAAGAAGAGGTTAAAACCCCGGAAACGGATAAGGTAGATCCACAAAAAGAAACTTCTACAGAAGAAAAAGAAGAAGTGACCGTTCCGCCTAAAACTGAAAAAGATGAAGTACAACAAGAAGGAGTGAAGAGGAGCGGAGATAAAGAAGGGAATACCGGTGAACGGAACACAGACCAAGGGACCGGTAATGAACAGGAGAAGTCGGCTCCCTATGAATTGAAGTGGGAGGGAGATATCGAACGAAACCCGATGGTACAGCCGCTCCCTACTAATACAACGGATGCAGAGGCTACCATAACCATACGGTTTGAGGTCAAGCCTGATGGTACTGTTGGGCGTATCATTCCACTCAAGAAGATGAATCCGGAATTGGAACGTGAAGTGATGAAAACCTTGCGTAGCTGGCGCTTTTCAAAACTACCATCCGGGGTACCGCAGCAATCTCAGTGGGGAACCATTACTTTCCGCTTTGTTTTAGAATAA
- a CDS encoding winged helix-turn-helix transcriptional regulator codes for MFKFKEMQKRNRNKAEKKVLKMMIDADVSQKMIAEHLDITPQAVNNRLKRGSVEPLIKAIEELEEQNA; via the coding sequence TTGTTTAAATTTAAAGAAATGCAAAAAAGAAATAGAAATAAAGCCGAAAAAAAGGTATTGAAAATGATGATCGATGCGGATGTATCTCAAAAAATGATTGCGGAACATCTTGACATCACCCCTCAAGCAGTTAATAATCGTTTAAAAAGAGGAAGTGTAGAACCCTTGATTAAAGCTATTGAAGAATTAGAAGAACAAAACGCTTAA
- a CDS encoding ExbD/TolR family protein: MDFREDNDRMEPLTLFSQSSLTDIVLLLLIFFLLTSSFVTNFGIKVDIPKAETGAQTESQMITVAVTKEGEFFVNGELTSSGMLASALRKEKSDKGQSTLVLRADKEAIIDNAVRVMNIAKALELKIVMATEQASR, from the coding sequence ATGGATTTTAGAGAAGATAATGATCGCATGGAGCCGTTGACGTTGTTTTCACAGTCGTCATTAACGGATATTGTACTATTGCTACTTATTTTCTTTCTATTGACATCCTCCTTTGTTACCAACTTTGGCATCAAAGTTGATATTCCTAAAGCTGAAACTGGAGCACAAACTGAATCTCAGATGATTACGGTGGCAGTAACAAAAGAAGGTGAGTTTTTTGTTAATGGAGAACTTACAAGCAGTGGTATGCTTGCTTCGGCTTTGCGCAAAGAAAAGTCAGATAAAGGACAAAGTACCCTTGTATTACGAGCCGATAAAGAAGCAATAATCGATAATGCTGTACGGGTAATGAATATAGCAAAAGCATTAGAGCTCAAAATTGTGATGGCTACCGAACAGGCTTCGAGGTAA